One window of Flavobacteriales bacterium genomic DNA carries:
- a CDS encoding PIG-L family deacetylase, with translation MLSNVSSTARLLAVALAFPFSGLFQNTFAQRPANEPDAAHILHDMEKLPMVGAVLYIAAHPDDENTKLIAWLSNGKKVRTGYLSLTRGDGGQDLLGPELGDALGIIRTEELLAARRIDGGEQFFTRASDFGYSKNAKESFEKWGHDEVLSDVVRVIRTFRPDVIITRFPPTNEAGHGHHEASAILAHEAFDMAGDPEAFPEQLEQGLTVWQPRRLYFNGSTWWKKDLADIAERNKDWYPVDVGGFDPLLGLSYTELAGRSRSMHKSQGFGAAETRGQQMEYLHFDLGDRPKSDDIFDGIDMTWERVPGGEAVATAVDALLAGYDLRAPEKSVEALGRVASAVDALPPSDWKDLTRKRVNELLLDVTGTVVEALSDAPQVVTGDSVKVALNVLTRSASPVQFVKPDGNAVALADNAPFTLPVGLKAPLTPDQPFWLALPHGNLFHIADPTLIGKAITPPELEVPYTLRIAGGTEVKGIAPVLYGFVDRLKGEQVQTCEVVPPVSLFASPYVLMVKDTTTVAHLGVEAYTDLTHAELIGERVADWEFTPARQQLGPLKQDQRIGASLRVVPEGATRNTLPYLRMDVGHPGPTDLTRRIIGYDHIPKRSWYTKATFCAVPIDVKVNAQHIGYIMGAGDDVPQALEQLGLTVDLIDPATATLQSLSKYDAIVTGIRAYNVTHALKELNPVLMEYVKNGGTLVDQYTTLSKDMVLPGPSIGPYPFAITRDRVTVEEATPTFLDPKNPLLNTPNKITLKDFDDWVQERGLYFLGDLDPHYTPLIGWSDPGEKQLDGALVTCDYGKGRFVYTGISFFRQLPTGVPGAYRLFANLISRRSAQ, from the coding sequence ATGTTATCCAATGTATCCAGCACGGCACGCCTATTGGCCGTGGCGCTCGCCTTCCCCTTCTCCGGACTTTTTCAGAACACCTTCGCCCAGCGCCCCGCGAACGAACCGGACGCCGCACATATCCTGCACGATATGGAGAAGCTGCCCATGGTCGGCGCGGTGCTCTACATCGCCGCCCATCCGGATGATGAGAACACCAAGCTGATCGCCTGGCTCTCCAACGGCAAGAAGGTGCGCACAGGCTACCTCAGCCTCACCCGCGGCGATGGTGGGCAGGACCTGCTGGGCCCCGAGCTCGGCGATGCGCTCGGCATCATACGCACCGAGGAGCTTTTGGCCGCGCGCCGCATTGATGGTGGCGAGCAGTTCTTCACCCGTGCCAGCGACTTCGGGTACAGCAAGAACGCCAAGGAGAGTTTTGAGAAATGGGGGCACGATGAAGTGCTCAGCGACGTTGTGCGCGTGATCCGCACCTTCCGGCCGGACGTCATCATCACGCGCTTCCCGCCCACGAACGAGGCCGGTCATGGACACCACGAGGCCAGCGCGATACTCGCCCATGAAGCCTTCGATATGGCGGGCGACCCCGAGGCCTTCCCTGAGCAATTGGAACAAGGCCTCACGGTGTGGCAGCCGCGCCGCCTTTATTTCAACGGAAGCACTTGGTGGAAAAAAGATCTGGCGGACATCGCCGAGCGGAACAAGGACTGGTACCCCGTGGACGTCGGCGGCTTCGACCCCTTGCTGGGCCTGAGCTATACCGAACTCGCGGGCCGCAGCCGCAGCATGCACAAGAGCCAAGGCTTCGGTGCGGCGGAGACGCGCGGCCAGCAGATGGAATACCTGCACTTCGACCTCGGCGACCGCCCGAAAAGCGACGACATCTTCGACGGGATCGACATGACCTGGGAACGGGTCCCGGGCGGCGAGGCCGTGGCCACCGCAGTGGACGCATTGCTCGCCGGGTATGATCTGCGGGCACCGGAGAAAAGCGTGGAAGCGTTGGGCCGCGTGGCTTCCGCAGTGGACGCCTTGCCCCCGTCCGACTGGAAGGACCTCACCCGGAAGCGCGTGAACGAACTGCTACTGGACGTCACCGGCACGGTGGTGGAGGCCTTGTCCGATGCGCCCCAAGTAGTGACCGGCGACTCCGTAAAGGTGGCCTTGAACGTCCTCACGCGCAGTGCATCACCGGTCCAGTTCGTGAAACCTGACGGAAATGCGGTCGCGCTTGCGGACAACGCGCCGTTCACCTTGCCCGTGGGCCTGAAAGCACCCTTGACACCGGACCAGCCCTTCTGGCTTGCCCTGCCGCACGGCAACCTCTTCCACATCGCGGACCCCACGCTCATCGGCAAGGCCATCACTCCGCCCGAACTGGAGGTGCCCTACACCCTGCGCATTGCGGGCGGCACGGAGGTCAAAGGCATTGCGCCTGTGCTATATGGGTTCGTGGACCGGTTGAAAGGGGAGCAGGTGCAGACCTGCGAGGTGGTGCCGCCCGTCTCACTCTTCGCCAGTCCGTATGTCCTGATGGTGAAGGACACCACGACGGTGGCGCATCTAGGGGTCGAAGCCTATACCGACCTCACCCATGCCGAGCTGATCGGCGAGCGTGTCGCCGATTGGGAGTTCACCCCGGCGCGCCAACAGCTCGGCCCGCTGAAGCAGGACCAGCGCATCGGCGCAAGCCTCCGCGTGGTTCCTGAAGGTGCCACCCGGAACACCCTGCCCTACCTGCGCATGGACGTAGGTCATCCCGGCCCCACCGACCTCACCCGGCGCATCATCGGCTACGATCACATCCCCAAGCGGTCCTGGTATACCAAGGCCACGTTCTGCGCGGTCCCCATCGATGTGAAGGTGAACGCCCAGCACATCGGCTACATCATGGGCGCGGGCGATGATGTCCCACAAGCATTGGAGCAGCTCGGCCTCACCGTGGACCTGATCGACCCCGCCACGGCGACGTTGCAGTCCCTATCGAAGTATGACGCCATCGTCACCGGCATCAGGGCGTACAATGTCACCCATGCCTTGAAGGAGTTGAACCCCGTCCTGATGGAATATGTGAAGAACGGCGGCACCTTGGTGGACCAGTACACCACGCTCAGCAAGGACATGGTGCTGCCCGGCCCCTCGATCGGCCCCTATCCCTTCGCCATCACCCGCGACCGCGTGACCGTGGAAGAAGCAACACCCACCTTCTTAGACCCGAAGAACCCGCTGCTGAACACGCCGAACAAGATCACACTGAAGGACTTCGACGATTGGGTGCAGGAGCGCGGCCTCTACTTCCTTGGCGACCTCGACCCGCACTATACTCCGCTGATCGGCTGGAGCGACCCCGGCGAAAAACAGCTCGACGGCGCGCTTGTCACCTGCGACTATGGCAAAGGACGGTTCGTGTACACCGGGATCAGCTTTTTCCGTCAGTTGCCGACGGGTGTGCCGGGAGCGTACCGGCTATTCGCTAATTTGATATCGCGGAGGAGTGCCCAATGA
- a CDS encoding sodium:solute symporter, with translation MSALDWIVLVGTLVFIAGYGTWRTRNEHSREDYLRAGNNSRWWAVGFGVVATQLSAVTFLSTPGQGYLDGMRFIQFYFGLPLAMVVICVVFIPMYYKWKVYTAYEFIGRRFDRRMRLLTASLFLVQRSFAAGITIYAPSIILSTVLHIPFAWTFAITGLVILYTTTGGAKAVSATQTQQMAVIFIGLAVTFGIVVHYLSQPLPGGQAGMTFTESLKMAGAMGHMNIISTEFNANDRYTLWTGILGGFFLQLSYFGTDQSQVGRYLSGRTAGQAKLGMMFNGLIKIPFQFIVLLSGVLVFVFYLFHAAPVHWNEHNLEVLHNSPAAEQTRRIEKLHLANTAVIETRSATLLNAVRAGDEARIATAGAALNTIRASDDSLRTVVKSLITRVAPQEEPRDDDHIFLSFAMSHLPSGLIGLLLAVMLSATMSTTSAELNALASTTTVDVIQREWTGDQQVTATRWATILYGALAMAFAGVAAQFGNLIQAVNILGSLFYGTILGIFLVAFFFKRVQGKAVFIAALVAQAAILVLHFSKLEVAFLWYNLIAPAITVVLAVVLQMILPPEGPPTNGKAPA, from the coding sequence ATGAGCGCGCTGGACTGGATCGTGCTGGTCGGCACGTTGGTGTTCATTGCCGGATATGGCACCTGGCGGACGCGGAATGAGCATTCCCGGGAGGACTATCTGCGCGCGGGGAACAACAGCCGCTGGTGGGCCGTTGGCTTCGGCGTAGTGGCCACGCAGCTTAGCGCCGTCACCTTCCTGAGCACGCCCGGCCAAGGGTACCTGGACGGCATGCGCTTCATCCAGTTCTACTTCGGCCTGCCCTTGGCCATGGTGGTGATCTGCGTGGTGTTCATCCCGATGTACTACAAGTGGAAAGTGTACACCGCTTATGAGTTCATCGGCAGGCGCTTCGACCGCCGCATGCGCCTCCTCACCGCTTCCCTCTTCCTGGTGCAGCGCAGCTTCGCCGCAGGCATCACGATCTATGCGCCTTCGATCATCCTCAGCACGGTGCTGCACATCCCTTTCGCTTGGACCTTTGCCATCACCGGCCTGGTGATCCTGTACACCACCACCGGCGGGGCCAAAGCCGTAAGCGCCACACAGACACAGCAGATGGCGGTGATCTTCATCGGCCTGGCCGTCACCTTCGGGATCGTGGTCCACTACCTCTCCCAACCGCTCCCCGGCGGACAGGCCGGCATGACGTTCACGGAAAGCCTGAAGATGGCCGGGGCCATGGGGCACATGAACATCATCTCCACGGAGTTCAATGCGAACGACCGGTACACCCTGTGGACCGGCATCCTGGGCGGATTCTTTTTGCAACTCTCCTATTTCGGCACCGACCAGAGCCAAGTGGGCCGCTACCTCAGCGGACGCACCGCCGGCCAGGCCAAACTGGGCATGATGTTCAACGGTCTGATCAAGATCCCCTTCCAGTTCATCGTGCTGTTGAGCGGCGTGCTGGTGTTCGTCTTCTACCTTTTCCACGCAGCGCCCGTGCATTGGAACGAACACAACCTCGAGGTCCTGCACAACAGCCCGGCCGCGGAACAAACGCGCCGTATCGAGAAGCTGCATCTGGCCAACACCGCCGTGATCGAAACCCGCTCGGCCACGCTGTTGAACGCCGTACGGGCCGGCGATGAGGCCCGGATCGCCACGGCAGGTGCAGCCCTGAACACCATCCGGGCCTCGGACGACTCCTTGCGCACGGTGGTCAAATCGCTCATCACCCGGGTGGCACCGCAGGAAGAACCGCGTGACGACGACCACATCTTCCTCTCCTTCGCCATGTCGCACTTGCCTTCCGGGCTGATCGGCCTGTTGCTGGCCGTAATGCTGAGCGCCACCATGAGCACCACCAGTGCTGAATTGAACGCCTTGGCGAGCACCACCACCGTGGACGTGATCCAGCGGGAATGGACCGGGGACCAGCAGGTGACGGCCACGCGTTGGGCCACCATCCTCTATGGCGCCTTGGCCATGGCCTTCGCAGGGGTGGCCGCGCAGTTCGGAAACCTCATCCAGGCGGTGAATATCCTGGGCTCCCTCTTCTATGGCACCATCCTCGGCATCTTCTTGGTGGCGTTCTTCTTCAAACGCGTGCAAGGCAAGGCGGTGTTCATAGCGGCATTGGTGGCGCAGGCCGCCATTCTGGTACTGCATTTCTCCAAGCTGGAGGTCGCCTTTTTATGGTACAACCTGATCGCGCCCGCCATCACGGTGGTGCTAGCGGTGGTGTTGCAGATGATCCTGCCCCCGGAAGGCCCCCCTACAAACGGAAAAGCACCGGCCTGA
- a CDS encoding T9SS type A sorting domain-containing protein, with protein sequence MNKLYVSALALSLIAGTASAQSQESSRTRVLKQRMTEQPAHHVQPAYSADRDLIWSDDFSDPSTWVIGNISDPNNENWVIGTTGSTGAYTIGTIESTSAANGFALFDSDLLCGGSQNAWIRTANPIDLSSYSGVVLQFEQYYREFQGMCYVETSTSDMGPWTPMQINDIGGNSTTANPQVMSINLSAAIGGQANAYFRFRYEGGCDYAWMIDDVAIITLPEHDLIMDYGYTAQFGGGYEYARVPASQMPTTMDAGAAVINFGAEDQTNVSVSVSVRDESDMEVASATSDVVALMVNGDTAVFETPLTFSPALALGTYTAYFTMNSDQIGMDENVNDNSRNRYFAVTSDLYSLDGLDVIPDDMLSLSSVGTNSFTDNTQDVRLLNYFEVPNTTIFYGVEVYLSGSTVPGSYFIAAVYDTADVLANTADLTSPLVESDPRLIEQADMDNGQLAAVSFLNPITLGPGAYFVSANMYQEGGNDMRIIDDETVPQPAIASMLWIPVDDQSQFLYGGNGTAWAVRLSSLLNVGVQDSPSLKGITMYPSPTTGPLEVRAETPGNMTVEVFNALGEKVMTSSFTGTATTLNLAGNAAGMYTVRIGDGTNFNMQRVVLK encoded by the coding sequence ATGAACAAACTCTACGTTTCGGCCTTGGCACTGTCCCTGATCGCGGGCACAGCTTCGGCACAGTCACAAGAAAGTTCCCGCACGCGCGTGCTGAAGCAGCGCATGACGGAGCAACCTGCCCATCACGTCCAACCCGCCTACTCCGCGGACCGCGACCTGATCTGGTCCGATGATTTCTCCGATCCCTCCACATGGGTCATCGGGAACATCAGCGACCCCAACAACGAGAACTGGGTGATCGGCACCACGGGATCCACCGGGGCTTACACGATCGGCACCATCGAATCCACCTCGGCGGCCAACGGCTTTGCCCTGTTCGATTCCGACCTGCTTTGTGGTGGCAGCCAGAACGCCTGGATCCGGACGGCCAACCCCATTGATCTGTCAAGCTATTCCGGCGTAGTGCTCCAATTCGAGCAATACTACCGCGAATTCCAAGGCATGTGCTATGTGGAGACCAGCACCTCGGACATGGGTCCTTGGACACCCATGCAGATCAATGACATTGGCGGCAATAGCACAACGGCGAATCCTCAAGTCATGTCGATCAACCTGTCCGCTGCCATCGGTGGTCAGGCCAATGCTTACTTCCGCTTCCGTTACGAAGGTGGTTGCGACTATGCATGGATGATCGATGACGTTGCCATCATCACCCTTCCGGAACATGACCTGATCATGGACTACGGCTACACGGCACAGTTCGGCGGAGGCTATGAGTATGCCCGCGTCCCCGCCAGCCAAATGCCCACCACCATGGACGCAGGCGCAGCGGTGATCAACTTCGGCGCAGAGGACCAGACCAACGTGAGTGTTTCCGTCTCCGTACGCGATGAGAGCGACATGGAGGTTGCCAGTGCCACCAGCGACGTAGTAGCCTTGATGGTTAACGGAGATACCGCCGTGTTCGAAACTCCCCTCACTTTCAGTCCCGCTTTGGCCTTAGGCACCTACACGGCCTATTTTACCATGAACAGCGACCAGATCGGTATGGATGAGAACGTGAACGACAACTCCAGGAACCGCTATTTTGCCGTCACCTCGGACCTGTACTCCTTGGACGGGCTGGACGTGATCCCGGACGACATGCTGAGCCTGTCCTCCGTCGGCACCAACAGCTTCACCGACAACACCCAGGACGTGCGCCTGCTGAACTATTTCGAGGTGCCCAACACGACCATCTTCTACGGCGTGGAGGTTTACTTGAGCGGCTCCACAGTCCCGGGCAGCTATTTCATCGCGGCCGTGTATGACACCGCCGATGTACTTGCAAACACCGCCGACCTCACTTCCCCCTTGGTGGAATCGGACCCCCGTTTGATCGAGCAGGCCGACATGGACAACGGACAATTGGCAGCAGTATCCTTCCTCAACCCCATCACACTCGGTCCCGGTGCCTATTTTGTCTCCGCCAACATGTACCAAGAGGGTGGCAATGACATGCGGATCATTGACGACGAAACAGTACCCCAGCCCGCCATTGCAAGCATGCTGTGGATCCCCGTCGATGACCAGAGCCAATTCCTTTATGGAGGCAATGGCACCGCATGGGCCGTCCGCCTCTCCAGCCTGCTGAACGTGGGCGTGCAGGATTCACCAAGTCTGAAGGGCATCACCATGTACCCCAGCCCCACCACAGGCCCGTTGGAAGTGCGTGCGGAGACCCCCGGCAACATGACCGTGGAAGTGTTCAACGCGCTGGGCGAGAAGGTGATGACCTCCAGCTTCACCGGCACCGCAACCACCTTGAACCTCGCCGGTAACGCGGCAGGCATGTACACCGTCCGCATCGGCGACGGCACCAACTTCAACATGCAGCGCGTTGTGCTGAAGTAA
- a CDS encoding four helix bundle protein yields MERKYDLDDRCVEFGAQIVLYTDKMPRSVAGNHLAKQLLRSGTAPALHYGEVQGSESTADFIHKMRLALKELRESRNNMRIQAKAELMDFSKKENAWLLNESVELVAIFAASVKTAERNRKDK; encoded by the coding sequence ATGGAAAGGAAATATGACTTGGATGATCGGTGCGTGGAATTCGGAGCACAGATCGTGCTCTACACGGACAAGATGCCGAGATCAGTGGCCGGTAATCATTTGGCGAAGCAATTGCTGCGAAGTGGAACGGCACCGGCCTTGCACTATGGGGAGGTCCAAGGTTCCGAATCCACTGCGGACTTCATCCACAAAATGAGATTGGCCTTGAAGGAATTGCGAGAATCACGTAACAACATGCGGATCCAGGCAAAGGCCGAACTCATGGACTTTTCCAAGAAGGAGAATGCTTGGCTTCTTAATGAAAGCGTAGAGCTGGTCGCGATCTTCGCGGCAAGCGTTAAAACGGCCGAGCGGAACCGCAAAGACAAATAA